Sequence from the Clostridium butyricum genome:
GTCAAGCTTTGGACCATAGAATGCTGCTTCATCATCAGCTTCAACATAGTTTATTTTTAAGTGGTCTAATATATTTCTCATAGTATCTTGAGTGTGGTTCCAAGCATCAGGATCATTAATATATTTTTCTGTATTGTTTGGATCCCATTTTGAGAATCTATAAGTTATCTTTTCAGCAATTCCTAGAGTTCCCATAAGGTATTGAATTAATTCAACAACTCCCTTGAATTCTTCTTCTAATTGTTCTGGTGTAACAATTAAGTGTCCGTCAGCTAATGTAAATTGTCTAACTCTTATAAGACCATGCATTTCTCCAGATGCTTCATTTCTGAATAGAGTAGAAGTTTCTGCATAACGTATAGGAAGATCTCTATAGCTGTGTTGTTCAGCATTGTAAATAGTATATTGGAAAGGACAAGTCATTGGTCTTAATGCGAAAACTTCATCATCCTTTTCTTCATCACCTAATACAAACATACCATCTTTATAATGATCCCAGTGTCCTGAAACCTTGTATAAATCACTCTTAGCCATAAGTGGAGTTTTAGTTAAAACATAACCTCTTTTTTCTTCTTCATCTTCAACCCATCTTTGAAGAGTTTGAACGATTTTAGCTCCTTTTGGCATTAATAGTGGAAGACCTTGACCAACCTTCTCGTCAGTAGTGAATAATTTTAATTCTCTTCCTAATTTGTTATGATCTCTTTTCTTAGCTTCTTCTAAAGCTTCTAAGAATTCATCAAGTTCAGCTTTCTTTAAGAATGCAGTTCCATAGATTCTTGTAAGCATTTTGTTCTTTTCGTTACCTTTCCAGTAAGCACCAGCACTTCTAGTAAGCTTTATAGCTTTGATGTTCTTTAACGACATAACGTGAGGTCCAGCACATAAATCAGTGAAATCACCAATTTTGTAGAATGAAATAATTTCATCTTCAGGAAGATCATTAATTAACTCTACCTTGTATGGTTCATCTTTCATTAATTCTAAAGCTTCGTCTCTTGGAAGTTCAAATTTTTCAATTGAAGGATTTTCTTTTATTATTTTTTTCATTTCTGCTTCTAATTTTTCTAAATCAGCAGATGTGAAAGCAGTATCTCTATCGAAATCATAGTAAAATCCAGTAGCAATAGAAGGCCCAATTGCTAATTTAGTTTCAGGGAATAGTCTTTTTACAGCATAAGCTAAAACGTGAGATATACTATGTCTTACAGCATCCTTTCCTTCTTGTGAATCGAATGTACAAATACTTAATTCTACATCTTCATTAACTATTGTTCTAAGGTCGCAAACCTTTCCGTTTATTGTTCCACAAAAAGCATTTCTAGCAAGGCCTTCGCTGATTGATTTAGCAATGTCTAAAACTGATACACCAGCTTCAAATTCTTTAACAGATCCATCTTTTAAAGTAACTTTAATCATTTTAAATCTCCTCTCAATATGTAAGTGAATTATTTTTATATTTATTAATTTAAGTTTGTTTAAACTTAAATATTGTTACAAAATGAAAATAAAAAAACTCCATCTCTAAAACTATAGAGACGAAGTAATATCCGTGGTTCCACTCTAATTACCTGAAGAAAGATATAAACTTAATATAAATTATAAAAATATAATTTATATAGTTAAATACCTTAAAATAGGTCACTTGAAATTATCGTAACGTGATAATAACGGGTCTTATTAGGACCACTCAGAGGTGGTTTTCAGTCTAAAGTTATTTAAGAATACTCACACCAGTGTATTCTCTCTCTGAAAAATAAGATTTTAGCTTACTGTCCTCATCAACGTGTTATCTTATAATAAATACAATTATAATGATTGATTTTTTCTATGTCAACAATATAATACAAAAAAGTAATTGGATATATTTATTATATTTATAAATTCATTACAATATGTGTAGACTAAAAAAATAAAAAATATAAATTATATAGGCAAAAACTGTTGAAAAAGTAAAAACGAAAATCATTGATTTTAAAGATTAGAGTTGTATAATAATGTTATGCAGATGTGGCGGAATTGGCAGACGCACTAGACTTAGGATCTAGCGCCAATTGGTGTAAGGGTTCGACTCCCTTCATCTGCACCATTGTTAAAAATTAAAAGTGCTCTGATACAAAATACTTATAATTTTGTTGTACGATTTTTTTATAAATAAAGCATCATTCTTTTTGAAAATTAAGAATGATGCTTTTTATATTATACTTCCATATTTCGTATTAAATTGTCTAAGGTTAAATTAACGATCATTTCTTCTGTATAAAATTTCTCGCCCATTATTTTGAATATTATGTCTGTTTTTTTATAGCCTTCTTTATATAATTTAAGATTTTTAGTTATTCTTTTTAAAGTATTATTAGGTATTTTTAATTCTGAAGCCAGCTCTTTAAAGTAGTAATAATCCTTTGGAAGCATTTCAAAAAGTTTATTTTGAAGATCTAGCTTGTACCTAAGATCTACTTCTTTACAGTGATGAGGACCATATTTACCACGATGATGGTAAGGGCATAAATATTTGTAATTTAATTCTATATCAAAACCGCCTTCGCTTCTATGAACAATATGATGTATATCAGCTTGGGCATTGCATATTTCACATAAAGCCAATTATTAATCCTCCTTAAATGCTGTACTAAATTAATATAAGTCTGCTTAAAATATAATATAAGACTAATATGGGTTGTCTTAATCAAAATTACGACAAACAACAGAATTTGTTGATGTTATTATTATAATTTAATAGTAATAAAATAGCAATTTTTAGACTTACATTATAAATTAACAAAATAGTAATAAAATAGAAAGAAAGTGGGCAATATATTAAAATGATAAACAATAAAGTGAAATTATAAGGTAAACTAAACTTGTAAATAAAGTACAATATACCTTATAATAAAAGTAAGGAAATTTTATAGTACATTATATTAAAATTATGTAGGGAAGGTGAAGAAAAAATGAGAGAAAACTATAATTCTTTTGATTACTGGGAAAACGTTATCCGAGAGAATAAAACCATTAGAGGACATATGTTTATGCAGAAACCACCTACAGAAAAAAGTTTATATTTCCATACATTAATATTTAGTAAGGGAAATGGGATGAATAATATATGGGGATATTTTCCTAATGTGAAAAGCTTAATAGGATATTTACAATACTCATTTCTTCAAGAATCTTTTTACAAATGGATACATGGAAAAGATAAATTAATAACTAGAATACCTAGCATTTCTGTTGAAAAAGTAATAGAAGATGGTGAAAGAGCAAAAAAAATAACAAAAGAGATAGCTGATAAAATGAAAAAGGATTATCAATTTCTTAGCAAGTTATGGGATATGCCATCTAGAGATGCAGAAAGAGAACTAAAGAAATTTTTAAGAGAGTTCAATAAAAAATGGATTGGAGATAATAGAGAGTTCTTATATATAAAATTATTTAAATCTCCAAAAGAAGTTGGTGATTTTGTAGTATCATCAGCAACTATAACTAATTCAGAAGGTGAATTAGAAAGTAAAATAGGTATGAAAATAGATGAGTGGTTAAACCTATGTGAAAATACATTAAAAGATAAAAAATGTGCAGAAAAATTTAGACAGATTTTATTAAAGCGATTAAGTGAAGTATTATAATAAAAAACATCTCCTTGACTAATGTCAAAGAGGTGTTTTTTTACTTTACTGTTTTATTATTTTATTAGTTAACAGAAGCTATGCTTTGAGCAGAAATCCCAAGCATTTCTCCAGTAAATCCAAGACCTTCTTCTGTTGTAGCTTTAATAT
This genomic interval carries:
- a CDS encoding HNH endonuclease signature motif containing protein, yielding MALCEICNAQADIHHIVHRSEGGFDIELNYKYLCPYHHRGKYGPHHCKEVDLRYKLDLQNKLFEMLPKDYYYFKELASELKIPNNTLKRITKNLKLYKEGYKKTDIIFKIMGEKFYTEEMIVNLTLDNLIRNMEV
- the thrS gene encoding threonine--tRNA ligase — protein: MIKVTLKDGSVKEFEAGVSVLDIAKSISEGLARNAFCGTINGKVCDLRTIVNEDVELSICTFDSQEGKDAVRHSISHVLAYAVKRLFPETKLAIGPSIATGFYYDFDRDTAFTSADLEKLEAEMKKIIKENPSIEKFELPRDEALELMKDEPYKVELINDLPEDEIISFYKIGDFTDLCAGPHVMSLKNIKAIKLTRSAGAYWKGNEKNKMLTRIYGTAFLKKAELDEFLEALEEAKKRDHNKLGRELKLFTTDEKVGQGLPLLMPKGAKIVQTLQRWVEDEEEKRGYVLTKTPLMAKSDLYKVSGHWDHYKDGMFVLGDEEKDDEVFALRPMTCPFQYTIYNAEQHSYRDLPIRYAETSTLFRNEASGEMHGLIRVRQFTLADGHLIVTPEQLEEEFKGVVELIQYLMGTLGIAEKITYRFSKWDPNNTEKYINDPDAWNHTQDTMRNILDHLKINYVEADDEAAFYGPKLDLQFRNVHGKEDTLFTVQIDFALAERFDMTYIDKNGEKKRPYIIHRSSIGCYERTLAMLIEEYAGAFPTWLSPVQAKILPLSDKYNDYAEKVTKALKDKGIRVETDYRAEKIGYKIREARLERTPYILVVGEKEAENNQVSVRSRKNDDEGAMDLNAFVDRIVSEVANKER